A region of Butyricicoccus intestinisimiae DNA encodes the following proteins:
- a CDS encoding nucleotidyltransferase family protein, which produces MIVCILLASGFGRRFGSNKLLYEVHGIPMYQHALHMLQALSQQTIDGQRIQIIVVSQYACIEQHAQELGMRAVHNADAAEGIAASVRHGVQAARQADWLAFFTADQPELRAETVREFLTRAIHSGKTLASAASNGQPGNPTLFSGAWREELLKLSGDTGGRKIMKRHPDEIFWFEIPESERRDWDVPILTNND; this is translated from the coding sequence ATGATTGTCTGTATTTTGCTCGCGTCCGGCTTTGGACGCCGCTTTGGGTCGAACAAGCTGCTGTATGAAGTGCATGGAATTCCCATGTATCAGCATGCGCTTCATATGCTGCAGGCGCTGTCTCAGCAGACGATAGACGGGCAGCGCATACAAATCATCGTTGTCAGTCAGTATGCATGCATAGAACAGCACGCACAAGAGCTGGGCATGCGCGCTGTGCACAATGCGGATGCCGCGGAGGGAATCGCGGCATCCGTGCGGCACGGCGTACAGGCGGCGCGGCAGGCGGACTGGCTGGCGTTTTTTACCGCCGATCAGCCGGAGCTGCGGGCGGAAACCGTGCGGGAGTTTCTGACGCGGGCAATACACAGCGGCAAAACACTGGCCTCGGCTGCGTCAAACGGCCAGCCGGGCAATCCAACGCTGTTTTCCGGCGCTTGGCGTGAGGAGCTGTTAAAGCTGTCCGGAGATACCGGCGGGAGAAAAATCATGAAGCGACATCCGGATGAAATCTTTTGGTTTGAGATTCCGGAATCTGAACGCCGCGATTGGGATGTTCCCATATTGACAAACAACGACTGA
- a CDS encoding MOSC domain-containing protein produces the protein MGTVTAICISKQRGTPKQPVSSAQFVPDYGIQGDAHAGNWHRQVSLLQQEKIDAFRERGVAVAAGAFGENLAVTGIDFRALPVGTQLQCGEVLLEITQIGKECHTHCAIYQRVGDCIMPREGVFARVLCGGTIHVGDDMQCIARTQPFAFQAAVITLSDAGAAGAREDKSGPMIVQRLRESGYAVIEQLLLPDGRERLEHELIRLCDQRQPDLILTTGGTGFSQRDVTPEATLAVADRQVPGIAEAMRAASMQITKRAMLSRAVSVIRGRTLIINLPGSPKACMETMDVFMDTIPHGLGLLRGMVHDCARA, from the coding sequence ATGGGAACAGTGACGGCTATTTGTATCAGCAAACAGCGCGGTACACCCAAACAGCCGGTTTCCAGTGCACAATTTGTGCCGGATTACGGCATACAGGGTGATGCACATGCGGGAAATTGGCATCGGCAGGTCAGCCTGCTGCAGCAGGAAAAGATTGACGCCTTTCGGGAACGCGGCGTGGCAGTTGCTGCGGGTGCGTTTGGAGAAAATCTTGCGGTGACGGGAATTGATTTTCGCGCCCTGCCGGTGGGCACGCAATTACAGTGCGGCGAAGTTTTGCTGGAAATCACGCAGATTGGCAAAGAATGTCACACGCATTGCGCCATCTATCAGCGTGTTGGAGACTGCATCATGCCGCGGGAAGGCGTGTTTGCCCGCGTCCTGTGCGGCGGCACCATCCATGTCGGCGATGACATGCAATGCATTGCGCGGACACAGCCGTTTGCGTTTCAGGCGGCCGTGATTACATTGAGCGATGCGGGAGCCGCAGGTGCACGAGAGGACAAAAGCGGACCGATGATTGTACAGCGCCTGCGCGAAAGCGGATATGCGGTAATCGAACAGCTGCTGCTGCCGGACGGACGCGAGAGATTGGAACACGAACTCATTCGCTTGTGTGACCAGAGACAGCCGGATTTGATTTTGACGACAGGCGGCACCGGTTTTTCACAGCGAGATGTCACGCCGGAGGCAACGCTTGCCGTGGCAGATAGACAGGTGCCCGGCATTGCCGAAGCCATGCGGGCGGCGTCCATGCAGATTACCAAACGGGCGATGCTGTCGCGGGCGGTTTCCGTCATTCGAGGACGAACGCTGATTATCAATCTGCCGGGCAGCCCGAAGGCGTGCATGGAGACGATGGATGTGTTTATGGATACCATTCCACATGGATTGGGACTTTTGCGCGGGATGGTACACGACTGCGCACGAGCGTAA
- a CDS encoding (2Fe-2S)-binding protein: MEIKLKLNGKQIVDLIEPDMLLLDFCRKHHCKSVKRGCETSNCGLCTVWLDGTPVLSCNVLAARAAGHEVTTLEGLQEEAREFGMFLAREGGEQCGFCNPGFIMNVLAMERELTDPTDEEIKEYLSGNLCRCTGYASHMRAIHKWLKLRKEAKA, from the coding sequence ATGGAAATTAAACTGAAATTAAACGGCAAGCAGATCGTCGATCTGATTGAGCCGGATATGCTGCTGCTGGATTTTTGCCGGAAGCATCACTGCAAGAGTGTCAAGCGCGGCTGTGAAACGTCCAACTGCGGTCTATGTACGGTGTGGCTGGACGGCACGCCGGTGCTCAGCTGCAATGTGCTGGCAGCGCGTGCTGCTGGACACGAAGTGACCACACTGGAAGGCTTACAGGAAGAAGCGCGCGAATTTGGCATGTTCCTTGCACGCGAAGGCGGCGAGCAGTGCGGCTTCTGTAATCCGGGCTTTATTATGAATGTGCTGGCGATGGAGCGGGAGCTGACAGACCCGACGGATGAAGAAATAAAGGAATATCTGTCCGGCAATCTGTGCCGCTGTACCGGCTATGCCAGCCATATGCGCGCGATTCACAAGTGGCTGAAACTGCGAAAGGAGGCGAAAGCATGA
- a CDS encoding molybdopterin-binding protein: MKLIRTEDAVGQVLCHDITQIIKGVTKDAVFRKGHIIREQDIPVLLRVGKEHIYIWENNENMLHENDAADVLRAICQGEHMHASEAKEGKIELIADIDGLLMVDLDGLRRVNSLGEMMIATRPSGFVVKKGEKLCGTRIIPLVIEKEKMQRAKEAAGEKPLIQLYPLKKKTFGVVTTGSEVAKGLIQDTFTDVIVEKLGEYGCTMTAHVCPGDDAAVITQTIQNMLANGCDMVFCTGGMSVDPDDRTPLAIRNTGAQIVSYGAPVLPGAMFLAAYMPDGRPVCGLPGCVMYAKRTIFDLVLPRLLADVPVTAEWLAGLGNGGLCLNCDDCHFPNCGFGKGV, from the coding sequence ATGAAGCTGATACGAACCGAAGACGCAGTCGGACAGGTGCTGTGTCATGACATCACACAGATTATCAAGGGCGTGACGAAGGATGCCGTGTTCCGCAAGGGACATATCATTCGAGAACAGGATATTCCTGTTTTGCTCCGTGTGGGAAAAGAGCATATTTACATCTGGGAAAATAACGAAAATATGCTGCATGAGAACGATGCGGCAGATGTTCTGCGCGCCATTTGTCAGGGCGAGCATATGCACGCCTCAGAAGCCAAAGAAGGCAAAATTGAGCTGATTGCGGACATAGATGGCCTGCTTATGGTTGACTTGGACGGCTTGCGCCGCGTCAACAGTCTCGGTGAAATGATGATTGCCACGCGTCCTTCCGGCTTTGTCGTCAAAAAAGGCGAGAAGCTGTGCGGCACGCGCATCATCCCGCTGGTCATTGAAAAAGAAAAAATGCAGCGGGCAAAAGAAGCGGCGGGCGAGAAGCCGCTCATTCAGCTGTATCCGCTCAAGAAAAAGACCTTTGGCGTTGTGACGACGGGCAGTGAGGTCGCAAAGGGTCTTATTCAGGACACATTTACCGATGTCATTGTGGAAAAGCTCGGAGAATATGGCTGTACCATGACGGCGCACGTTTGTCCGGGCGACGATGCGGCGGTGATTACGCAGACCATTCAAAACATGCTGGCAAACGGCTGCGACATGGTATTTTGCACGGGCGGCATGAGCGTGGATCCGGATGACAGGACGCCGCTTGCGATTCGCAATACCGGTGCGCAGATTGTTTCGTATGGTGCGCCAGTGCTGCCGGGGGCGATGTTTCTTGCGGCGTATATGCCGGATGGCCGTCCGGTGTGCGGATTGCCCGGCTGTGTGATGTACGCGAAACGGACGATTTTCGATCTGGTTTTGCCGCGCTTGCTGGCAGATGTGCCGGTCACGGCGGAATGGCTTGCAGGACTTGGAAACGGCGGTCTGTGTTTGAATTGTGACGACTGCCATTTTCCGAACTGCGGATTTGGAAAGGGTGTATAA
- a CDS encoding winged helix-turn-helix domain-containing protein, translating to MIYPFNKKLRSNPRVRLYAEDDRFFGPGTKDLLAGIRKTGSVQQACAQMDLSYSKGRHMIRHMEAALETTLVERTRGGAGGGSAALTPAGEYLLDQFAAYEQAIKRYAQQQLQQFFPIEEQEGEQT from the coding sequence ATGATTTATCCATTTAATAAGAAGCTGCGTTCCAATCCGCGGGTGCGGCTGTATGCGGAGGATGACCGCTTTTTTGGACCGGGAACCAAAGATTTGCTGGCGGGCATTCGAAAAACTGGCTCTGTACAGCAGGCGTGTGCGCAGATGGACTTGTCGTACTCCAAAGGCCGGCATATGATTCGGCATATGGAGGCGGCGCTGGAGACAACACTTGTCGAGCGCACGCGCGGTGGTGCAGGCGGCGGCAGTGCGGCGCTGACGCCGGCGGGAGAGTATCTGCTCGATCAGTTTGCCGCATATGAGCAGGCGATCAAACGCTATGCGCAGCAGCAGTTACAGCAGTTTTTTCCGATAGAGGAACAGGAGGGAGAGCAGACATGA
- the yqeB gene encoding selenium-dependent molybdenum cofactor biosynthesis protein YqeB, which translates to MRVLIKGAGDLASGIACRLHQCGCSVVMTDLAVPTAVRRTVAFSRAVYERSAEIEGTTAQLCSNIDEMQNVLRRGEIAVMIDPEAKIRAQWKPDAVVDAILAKHNLGTCIDDAPIVIGVGPGFTAGKDCHCVVETKRGHYLGKCIYTGSAIANTGVPGNIGGYTTERILRAPCDGVFEPVAAIGDTVARGDICATVNGMPMRSEITGVVRGLLQSGVVVTKGMKSGDVDPRCERTHCYSVSDKARAVGGGVLEALLHLNFLAKQRENTRDEVTGI; encoded by the coding sequence ATGCGAGTATTGATAAAGGGAGCAGGAGATCTGGCGAGCGGCATTGCTTGCCGACTGCATCAGTGCGGCTGTTCCGTTGTGATGACGGATCTCGCCGTCCCGACTGCGGTGCGCCGCACAGTGGCATTTTCCAGAGCTGTGTATGAGCGCAGCGCAGAAATTGAAGGGACAACCGCGCAGCTGTGCAGCAACATCGACGAGATGCAGAACGTATTGCGGCGCGGAGAAATCGCGGTGATGATAGATCCGGAGGCGAAGATTCGCGCGCAGTGGAAACCGGATGCCGTGGTAGATGCCATTTTGGCAAAGCACAATTTGGGAACATGCATAGACGATGCGCCGATCGTGATTGGCGTGGGTCCGGGATTTACAGCGGGAAAAGACTGCCATTGTGTGGTAGAAACCAAGCGCGGACACTATTTGGGCAAATGCATCTATACCGGCAGCGCGATTGCGAACACCGGTGTGCCGGGCAATATTGGTGGCTATACCACCGAACGCATTTTGCGTGCGCCGTGTGACGGCGTGTTTGAACCGGTGGCCGCAATTGGAGATACGGTTGCGCGCGGAGATATTTGCGCAACCGTCAACGGGATGCCGATGCGCAGTGAAATTACCGGCGTGGTGCGCGGATTGCTGCAAAGCGGTGTTGTCGTCACCAAGGGCATGAAGTCCGGTGATGTCGATCCGCGCTGTGAGCGGACGCATTGCTATTCGGTCAGCGATAAAGCAAGAGCGGTAGGCGGCGGCGTGCTCGAAGCACTGCTGCACCTGAATTTTTTGGCAAAGCAACGAGAGAACACAAGAGATGAGGTGACGGGAATATGA
- the moaA gene encoding GTP 3',8-cyclase MoaA gives MTDQFGRNIKYLRVSITDRCNLKCFYCMPHGAPAVQHRDILRYEEIARIVRIAASLGITKVRITGGEPLVRKDCVQLIKMIREIPEIDTIAMTTNGILLPEYLSELVQAGLNAVNISLDTLQRQRFRAITGCDGMPDWKALLRCCVQAGITTKTNTVLLAENREEWAEIAALAQEFPICVRFIEQMPLGQGIMDEQHTAQAVLEQLRGRWSDLRPAKTQDCSAPARYYTSGKLMGAVGVIAPMTHRFCRSCDRVRLTSTGQLKPCLSYATHVDVRARLRGGASDEEIQELLRQSIYQKPANHCFGMQTDDAERQTMNRIGG, from the coding sequence GTGACCGACCAATTTGGAAGAAATATCAAGTATCTGCGCGTTTCGATTACAGACCGATGCAATCTCAAATGCTTTTACTGTATGCCGCATGGTGCACCGGCGGTACAGCATCGGGACATTCTGCGCTATGAAGAAATTGCGCGAATCGTGCGCATTGCCGCCTCTCTCGGCATCACAAAGGTGCGCATCACCGGCGGAGAGCCGCTGGTGCGCAAGGATTGTGTGCAGCTGATCAAAATGATACGAGAGATTCCGGAAATTGACACGATAGCCATGACGACAAATGGTATCCTGCTGCCGGAATATTTGTCAGAGCTGGTGCAGGCTGGTCTGAACGCAGTGAACATCAGCTTGGATACACTGCAGCGGCAGCGATTCCGAGCGATTACCGGCTGTGATGGGATGCCGGATTGGAAAGCACTGCTGCGCTGCTGCGTGCAGGCGGGGATAACCACAAAAACAAACACGGTTTTGCTGGCGGAAAATCGGGAGGAATGGGCAGAAATTGCCGCGTTGGCACAGGAATTCCCCATTTGTGTCCGATTTATTGAACAGATGCCGCTGGGACAGGGAATCATGGACGAGCAACACACGGCGCAGGCGGTTTTGGAACAGCTTCGCGGCCGATGGAGCGACCTGCGGCCTGCCAAAACACAAGATTGCAGCGCACCGGCGCGATACTATACCAGCGGCAAACTCATGGGAGCCGTTGGCGTCATTGCGCCGATGACCCATCGGTTTTGCAGGTCGTGCGACCGTGTACGGCTGACGAGCACCGGACAGCTCAAGCCGTGCCTGAGCTATGCCACGCATGTTGACGTGCGCGCGCGGTTGCGCGGCGGCGCATCGGATGAGGAAATACAAGAGCTGCTGCGCCAGAGCATCTATCAAAAGCCGGCAAACCATTGTTTCGGCATGCAGACAGATGATGCTGAACGGCAGACGATGAATCGGATTGGAGGATAA
- a CDS encoding FAD binding domain-containing protein: MITIREFLKASSLEEAWKANQKRPNRVLGGMGWMKMSSGNVSAAIDLSGLSLDQIQETQDEFVIGAMATLRQFETHEGLNAYFDHAAQESVRHIVGVQFRNCATMGGSVWLRAGFSDPLTLLLALDCTVELYQGDGKLVQIPIAEFCRQKPDNSILTAVHIQKTGRKIVYQSFRNTETDFPVLTAAVSVKDGKYCAAVGARPMRAREVYADNIPELIEQAKELPYQNNIRASAEYRRMLSGVLIQRAADELERIRTNGN, encoded by the coding sequence ATGATTACTATTCGAGAATTTTTGAAGGCAAGCTCTTTGGAAGAAGCGTGGAAGGCAAATCAGAAGCGCCCGAACCGCGTATTGGGCGGTATGGGCTGGATGAAAATGAGCAGCGGCAACGTTTCCGCTGCCATTGATTTGAGCGGCTTGAGTCTGGATCAAATTCAGGAGACGCAGGATGAATTTGTCATTGGTGCGATGGCAACGCTGCGGCAGTTTGAGACCCACGAAGGACTCAATGCGTATTTTGACCATGCGGCGCAGGAAAGTGTGCGGCATATTGTCGGCGTGCAGTTTCGAAATTGCGCGACTATGGGCGGCTCGGTTTGGCTTCGCGCCGGATTTTCCGATCCGTTGACACTGCTGCTGGCACTGGACTGCACGGTGGAACTGTATCAGGGCGACGGCAAATTGGTGCAAATACCAATCGCAGAATTCTGCCGGCAAAAGCCGGACAACAGCATTTTGACGGCGGTACATATTCAAAAGACCGGCCGCAAGATTGTTTATCAGTCGTTCCGCAACACGGAAACCGATTTTCCGGTGCTGACCGCAGCGGTCAGCGTCAAGGACGGCAAATATTGCGCGGCTGTCGGCGCGCGTCCGATGCGTGCGCGCGAAGTGTACGCGGACAACATTCCGGAACTGATAGAACAGGCCAAGGAACTGCCGTACCAGAACAATATCCGCGCATCGGCAGAGTATCGCCGGATGCTGTCTGGCGTGCTGATTCAGCGCGCAGCAGATGAGTTGGAAAGGATTAGAACAAATGGAAATTAA
- the moaC gene encoding cyclic pyranopterin monophosphate synthase MoaC codes for MEHKLTHIDEAGNAVMVDVGEKQITHRTALARGEIHMNEAAFAAVRDGTAKKGDVLGVAQIAGIMAAKKTADLIPLCHRLNLTNCKVTFMMHPDRKAIEVCCLAACDGKTGVEMEALTGCHIALLTIYDMLKAADKHMTMTDIHLVEKHGGRSGDFSYQQVTP; via the coding sequence ATGGAACACAAGCTCACGCACATAGACGAAGCGGGAAATGCTGTGATGGTGGATGTTGGAGAAAAGCAAATCACCCATCGAACGGCGCTTGCCCGCGGCGAGATTCATATGAACGAAGCGGCGTTTGCAGCGGTGCGTGACGGCACGGCGAAAAAAGGCGATGTACTCGGCGTTGCACAAATTGCCGGCATTATGGCTGCAAAGAAAACCGCGGACTTGATTCCGCTGTGTCACCGCTTAAATTTGACCAATTGCAAAGTGACGTTCATGATGCACCCAGACCGGAAAGCAATCGAAGTTTGTTGTTTGGCTGCCTGCGACGGCAAGACTGGTGTGGAGATGGAAGCGCTGACAGGCTGCCATATCGCACTGCTGACAATCTATGATATGCTCAAGGCGGCGGACAAACACATGACCATGACGGATATTCATCTTGTGGAAAAGCATGGCGGCCGCAGCGGCGATTTCTCGTATCAGCAGGTGACGCCGTGA
- the modB gene encoding molybdate ABC transporter permease subunit, protein MDWYPLYNSLRIAGISCVLVFFGGIFCAYYAARLPRVLKGILDVVLTLPMVLPPTVCGYFLLLIFGVKRPLGQFLTQYGIQFVMTWYGGILAAAFVSFPLMYRTARGAFEAFDPNLAYAGKTLGLSNTYIFWRIRMPACRQGILAGTVLTFARALGEYGATSMLIGYTPRKTATISTTVYQLWRTNDSAGAWRWVLVNLAISTVVLLAVNLLESKQKKAVKA, encoded by the coding sequence ATGGATTGGTACCCGTTATATAATTCCCTGCGCATTGCGGGAATCAGTTGTGTGCTGGTGTTCTTTGGCGGCATCTTTTGCGCGTACTATGCGGCGCGGCTGCCGCGTGTGCTCAAAGGAATCTTGGATGTTGTTTTGACCTTGCCGATGGTGCTGCCGCCGACGGTGTGCGGGTATTTTTTGCTGCTGATTTTTGGCGTCAAACGCCCATTGGGACAGTTTTTGACGCAATATGGTATCCAGTTTGTCATGACTTGGTACGGCGGCATTTTGGCAGCGGCATTTGTCTCATTTCCGCTCATGTATCGAACGGCGCGCGGTGCGTTTGAAGCCTTTGATCCGAATCTTGCCTATGCGGGCAAAACGCTGGGACTGTCTAATACCTATATTTTCTGGCGCATTCGGATGCCTGCGTGCAGACAGGGGATTCTGGCGGGAACCGTGCTGACCTTTGCACGCGCACTGGGTGAATACGGCGCGACCAGTATGCTGATTGGATACACGCCGCGAAAAACTGCGACGATTTCCACCACGGTGTATCAGCTGTGGCGCACCAATGATTCCGCCGGCGCGTGGAGATGGGTACTGGTCAATCTTGCCATCAGTACCGTTGTGCTGCTGGCTGTGAATCTGTTGGAAAGCAAACAGAAAAAGGCGGTGAAAGCATGA
- the modA gene encoding molybdate ABC transporter substrate-binding protein, translating to MKKKSKAIAALLALAVSMTACLTGCGRTNTNTNADASEKAELVVFAAASMTETLNQIKTDYEAQHKDITLTYNFDSSGTLKTQIQEGATCDVFISAAQKQMDQLDASKDNTANPEQLDFINSDSRMDLLENKVVLVVPENNSKNINSFDDLKSKLESGDVLLAMGNSDVPVGQYTQKILQYFGLDEKALADAGEITYGSNVKEVTTQVSEGSADCGIVYYTDAYSAGLKVVGEATEEMCGKTIYPAAVMKNSQHPKEAQEFLDYLHGDAATQVFEKVGFVAVQ from the coding sequence ATGAAAAAGAAAAGCAAAGCGATAGCAGCGTTGCTGGCGCTGGCAGTGAGCATGACAGCGTGCCTGACCGGCTGTGGCAGAACAAATACAAACACCAACGCGGATGCCAGTGAAAAGGCCGAACTGGTTGTTTTTGCGGCGGCGTCTATGACCGAAACGCTCAATCAAATTAAGACCGATTACGAAGCACAGCATAAAGACATCACGCTGACGTATAACTTTGATTCCTCCGGTACGCTCAAGACCCAGATTCAGGAGGGCGCGACCTGTGATGTGTTCATTTCTGCTGCGCAGAAGCAGATGGATCAGCTGGACGCTTCCAAGGACAACACAGCCAATCCGGAGCAATTGGATTTCATCAACAGCGACAGCCGCATGGATTTGCTGGAAAATAAGGTTGTGCTGGTCGTGCCGGAAAACAACTCGAAAAACATCAACAGCTTTGATGACCTCAAGAGCAAGCTGGAGAGCGGCGATGTGCTGCTGGCGATGGGCAACAGCGATGTACCGGTTGGTCAGTACACCCAGAAGATTTTGCAGTACTTCGGACTGGATGAGAAGGCACTGGCAGATGCCGGTGAAATCACCTATGGTTCCAATGTCAAGGAAGTGACCACACAGGTTTCCGAGGGCAGCGCAGATTGCGGCATTGTCTACTATACCGATGCATACAGCGCAGGTCTGAAGGTTGTCGGCGAGGCAACCGAGGAGATGTGCGGCAAGACCATCTATCCGGCAGCTGTCATGAAGAACAGCCAGCATCCGAAGGAAGCACAGGAATTCTTGGATTATCTGCACGGCGATGCCGCAACGCAGGTTTTTGAGAAGGTCGGCTTTGTAGCCGTACAGTGA
- a CDS encoding xanthine dehydrogenase family protein molybdopterin-binding subunit produces MRLPDSREPGKYVGTPIVKKDAEALVTGKPVYADDLAPENCLIIKILRSPHAHAMIREIDTSKAELVPGVECVLTYKNVPQHRFTQAGQTFLEASPYDRYILDQHVRFVGDEVAIVAAETEKAANKALKLIKVTYDVLPAILDFRESLDNETLIHPEDDWTESDWSHGDNKRNSVYHEDVSHGDVDAVFASCDEVIEETYHTIEDQQTMMEPFTANCWMDTYGRLVIQSATQIPFHVRRNMANALGIPKSKIRVIKPRIGGGFGAKQTAVVERFPAVVTWLTGKPSKIYYTREETMIAGSARHEMEVTVKLGAMKDGTIRAIEVHALSNTGAYGEHGPTTIGLVGHKSIPLYSGKYEAFRFVANTVYSNHPSAGAYRGYGATQGVFAMENTVNLMAHKLGIDPVKIREHNMLHEGDIMTAYNNETANACALDQCMARCKEMMDWDSKFPAKTLPNGHIRSVGVAMAMQGSCISFVDEANVTIKMNDDGFYSLLVGSTDMGTGSDTILAQMAADVLECDLDDVVTYGVDTDTSPYDSGSYASSTTYLTGNAVVKAAEQLRQNITEQAAKRLECPKDEVAFDGKILTCVSTGSSITLKELANQLQGGTEGWQSVTAGGNSPVSPPPYMVGMAEIDVDPETGKVVPIKYTACVDCGTVVNPNLARVQTEGGLMQGLGMALYEGQNYNGTGFNRMRNLMQYKIPTRMDIPEIEVDFRQSYEPTGPFGAKSIGEIVINTPSPAIAHAIFNATGVMHHELPIMPEHVWRGIQEKKQQG; encoded by the coding sequence ATGAGATTACCAGATTCCAGAGAACCGGGAAAGTATGTCGGCACGCCGATTGTCAAGAAGGATGCAGAGGCACTTGTCACCGGCAAGCCGGTGTATGCAGACGATCTGGCACCGGAAAACTGCCTGATTATCAAAATCCTGCGTTCCCCGCACGCCCATGCCATGATTCGGGAGATTGATACCTCGAAGGCAGAGCTGGTACCGGGCGTGGAATGTGTGCTGACATACAAGAATGTGCCGCAGCATCGTTTTACGCAGGCGGGACAGACCTTCCTCGAAGCATCGCCGTATGACCGCTATATTCTCGACCAGCATGTACGCTTTGTCGGAGATGAAGTGGCAATTGTCGCGGCAGAAACCGAAAAAGCTGCCAACAAAGCACTCAAACTGATTAAAGTTACCTATGATGTTTTGCCGGCAATTCTTGACTTCCGTGAGTCACTGGACAATGAGACCTTGATTCATCCGGAGGATGACTGGACGGAGAGCGATTGGAGCCACGGCGACAACAAGCGCAATTCCGTCTATCACGAGGATGTGAGCCATGGCGATGTCGATGCGGTGTTCGCGTCCTGCGATGAGGTCATAGAGGAGACTTATCACACCATTGAGGATCAGCAGACGATGATGGAGCCGTTTACGGCGAACTGCTGGATGGATACCTATGGCAGACTGGTTATTCAGAGTGCGACGCAGATTCCGTTCCATGTTCGCCGCAATATGGCCAATGCACTGGGTATTCCGAAGAGCAAAATTCGCGTCATCAAGCCGCGCATTGGCGGCGGTTTTGGCGCCAAACAGACTGCGGTTGTCGAGCGCTTTCCGGCAGTTGTCACTTGGCTGACCGGCAAGCCGAGTAAGATTTACTATACGCGTGAAGAAACCATGATCGCGGGCAGCGCGCGGCATGAGATGGAAGTAACCGTCAAGCTGGGCGCGATGAAGGACGGTACAATTCGTGCGATTGAAGTCCATGCGCTGTCAAACACCGGCGCATACGGCGAGCACGGACCGACGACCATCGGTCTGGTAGGACACAAGTCCATTCCGCTGTACAGCGGCAAATATGAAGCATTTCGCTTTGTTGCGAATACCGTGTACAGCAATCATCCGAGTGCGGGCGCATATCGCGGCTACGGCGCAACGCAGGGCGTCTTTGCGATGGAGAACACGGTCAATTTGATGGCGCATAAGCTGGGCATTGATCCGGTAAAAATTCGTGAGCACAATATGCTGCACGAGGGAGACATTATGACGGCGTACAACAATGAGACCGCCAATGCCTGCGCGCTGGATCAGTGTATGGCGCGGTGCAAAGAAATGATGGACTGGGACAGCAAATTTCCGGCAAAGACCTTGCCGAACGGCCATATTCGCAGTGTCGGCGTGGCGATGGCGATGCAGGGCAGCTGCATCAGCTTTGTCGATGAGGCAAACGTCACCATCAAGATGAACGATGACGGTTTTTACAGTCTGCTTGTGGGCAGTACAGACATGGGTACCGGCAGTGATACCATTCTGGCGCAGATGGCGGCGGACGTTCTCGAGTGCGATTTGGATGACGTTGTGACATACGGTGTAGATACCGATACCTCTCCGTATGATTCCGGCTCCTATGCATCGTCTACCACGTATCTGACCGGCAATGCCGTCGTCAAAGCGGCGGAGCAGCTGCGCCAGAACATCACGGAGCAGGCGGCAAAGCGTCTGGAATGCCCGAAGGATGAAGTGGCGTTTGACGGCAAAATTCTGACTTGTGTGAGCACGGGCAGCAGCATCACGCTGAAAGAGCTGGCCAATCAGCTGCAGGGCGGTACGGAGGGCTGGCAGAGCGTCACCGCGGGCGGCAACAGTCCGGTATCTCCTCCGCCGTACATGGTCGGTATGGCAGAAATTGATGTGGATCCGGAGACCGGCAAGGTTGTTCCGATTAAATATACTGCCTGCGTGGACTGCGGCACGGTGGTCAACCCGAATTTGGCGCGCGTACAGACCGAGGGCGGCTTGATGCAGGGTCTTGGCATGGCACTGTATGAGGGTCAAAACTACAACGGAACGGGATTCAACCGCATGCGCAACCTGATGCAGTATAAAATCCCGACGCGTATGGATATTCCGGAAATTGAAGTGGATTTCCGCCAGAGCTATGAGCCGACAGGCCCGTTTGGCGCAAAGAGCATTGGTGAAATTGTCATCAATACGCCGTCTCCGGCGATTGCCCATGCCATTTTCAATGCGACCGGCGTGATGCATCATGAACTGCCAATTATGCCGGAGCATGTGTGGCGCGGCATACAGGAAAAGAAACAGCAGGGATGA